From one Mytilus edulis chromosome 1, xbMytEdul2.2, whole genome shotgun sequence genomic stretch:
- the LOC139498658 gene encoding uncharacterized protein yields the protein MEVSLEIPCNYSSLLDLPEELVIMVLSYIPVSELLYTVCKICRGLKDVVRKMQSLWTIVEFDDSYTIDIAMMEMIVKNNQLVCLNLSNQNITFGSHRFTKLMLKLTPTIQELYVAETPLNNLAFVMSLRNLTTLDISGTSINDNQVVILSHASQLRHLYISFTKVTAATIADLSRNFKFLVIFDACQIYFMFTDICLIVSSCEQLRFLHVSFFSQFDIDQAVQYVNQQLSIERQLKLTVF from the exons ATGGAG GTCAGCTTAGAGATCCCTTGCAATTACT CTAGTCTATTAGACCTTCCTGAAGAATTAGTGATAATGGTACTTAGTTATATTCCTGTGTCGGAGTTACTTTATACAGTCTGTAAAATATGCAGAGGTCTAAAGGATGTTGTGCGAAAAATGCAAAGCTTGTGGACTATTGTAGAATTTGACGATTCCTATACTATAGACATTGCAATGATGGAAATGATCGTGAAAAATAATCAGCTTGTATGTCTCAATCTAAGTAACCAAAATATTACTTTTGGGTCACACAGATTTACCAAATTGATGCTAAAGCTTACTCCTACTATTCAAGAATTGTATGTAGCAGAAACACCGCTAAACAATCTTGCATTTGTAATGTCCTTGCGAAATTTAACCACCCTTGATATAAGTGGGACATCAATAAATGATAACCAAGTAGTAATATTGTCACATGCTTCACAACTGAGACACCTTTATATTTCATTCACTAAGGTTACTGCTGCAACCATTGCAGATTTGTCTCGAAATTTCAAATTTCTTGTCATTTTTGATGCATgccaaatttattttatgtttactgatatttgtttGATTGTATCATCATGTGAGCAACTTAGATTTTTACATGTTTCATTCTTTTCACAGTTTGACATAGATCAAGCTGTTCAGTATGTAAATCAACAGCTTTCAATTGAAAGACAATTGAAGCTGACTGTATTTTAA